The Cognaticolwellia beringensis genome segment ATAAGTTAAAGGCAACATGTTGATGAAAACGTAAGGTTAATTCGTCTTTTTCTGTTGGAATTTCAAGTTCAGTTGCAAATAAACCCATGGCTTGCTCTATTTGATTAACAAATTTAGCATAATTCTGTTCTTCGCCATTTTGGCAGTTAGCAACAAAGATTAATTGCACATTATCGACTAATGCATCTGCTTGCCATTTGCTGACAATTCCACATGGACTTTGCTTTGGGTTGTAACCGAGCATTTGTAATTCGCCTACCTTTGACACTAAATCATGCAAACTATGTCTAACAAGAGGGACCAAACCATTGGCGATAAGTGCACCATTATTTAAGTTAAAGCGCTTTGCCACTAATGAAAAGGTATCAGTTAAATAGGTATAAAGTGGGTTGTAGGGATCTGTTGTAGCAGAATCTATATCAACTAACCCAGAGATCCTATGATCAAGTGTTAAGTCGACAATCGCATAGGTAATTGATGACATATTTTCAGCTAGTTTTACATCTTGGCTCGCATACCTTTGTGCTATCGGCCTAAATTTATGTGCCTGGCTTGCGTTACAGCCTTTACTTTTAGCAAAAATATCATAGGTTAAATGCTGGTGATCACGCATGCGTATAGCGTTTAGTGGCAATGCTAATTGCTCAGAAAACTCTCCAAGCAGTGCTTTTACCCGTTGATGAAAGTCTGCCGCACTCGCTCTAATATCATTACCTGATGCTAAAAAAACTAAAGTGATTTTTTTTGCTCTGTTATTGGCATCAAAAAATGAATTTTGCAGTACATGCTGCTGTGGGTCGTAGTAGAAAATTATTTGCTGTTTCGTTTGCCACTGGTGCATTTCTTGGCTATAACGTACACGCACTAATTTGTCGTTAGCAACTAATATGCTATTCGTGATGGTATTGTCGTTACTTAAGGTAAATAGTAAATCGGCTAACGCTTGGTAACAAGCATAGTAATTTGTACTACCGCTGCTATTAATATGCGTAGGTAATTGCGAAAGCAGTTGATCTGTTAACCTAAATTCAGCCAAAATATACTGATTATCGCGCGCGTTAACTGGTATATAAGCTTTTGGGGCAGCATTTCGTTTCCTAACTATTGACATAACATCTCCCTGAAAAAAACTTAGGTATCAACTTGATACCGATTGAAATAAATATGTCTTGGATTATAAGCACTAGGTGTGACATTTTTATGTCAAAGAGTAATCGTATCAGCAGTAATTAATAATATTTGGAGGCTCAATTGAGCATGTGTAACTTATGTCGATAGACAATAATGCAGAATTAATTGCTGCGATAAATCAGATAATGCCCTTCGGTAAATACAGCGGCAGAAAACTGCTACAGTTACCTGAACCCTATTTAGTTTGGTTTTACGGTAAAGGCTTCCCAGAAGGAAAACTTGGCGAACAATTAGCGCTAATCTATGAAGTGAAGCTGAATGGTTTAGAAGATATGCTGAGACCCTTGTTAAGAGGGTAATCCTGTTTATAGGATTGTTTAAATAAACTCTCTAAGTGCGGATCAGGGCGTTTTTATAAAACGCTATTCCACATGGATTTAGCGTTATTTATATTTATAACAGTCACTTATTTTATCAATGTCAGTGATTAGTAATCTACTTTATATGCAGTAATCGGCTGCTTTAGTCTAGTCATAGCCAAATAATTAGTGAATTTGGTTTTACTTAATACAACCCTTTAAACACAATGAAATCCCACCTAGAAAGCTTAAATTAATTCAATACAGCTTGTGTTGTTTAAAAAGTTTATCTAAACCATTCTCTGCTAATATTAAAATTTATCTTAATTAAATATTTAATTAATTTCTTGATATTTATCATTATTTTACTTAAATAATATTTCTTTCACTTTTTAATCAATACAGCAACTTGACGAAATTACTTTAGTGAACTAATTTTTCTAAAGCTCTACTATCAAAGGAATTGGTATGTCGTTATTTAGAAAGGAAGCTGTCTCCCATCAAGGTGAGCGTTTAACCGGTGCTATTACCTTAGCCCAGCCATTATCTATAAAACTTACGGTACTAACTTTAGTCTTAGTTGCTGTTGCAATTATTACTTTCTTGTTCAGTGCAGAATACTCTCGTAAAGAAACAGTACGAGGCTTTTTAATGCCAAACAAAGGTGTTATCAAAAGTTTTGCAAGTCAAGGTGGAACCATCGAAAAGCTATGGGTAAAAGAGGGGGACACAGTTACTAAAGGGCAGTCACTTGCGACTATCGTAGTTCAGCAGAGAAATAGCAATGGTATTGATTTAAGTACACAACTTTCCGAACAACTCAAAACCCAAGCGAATTTATTAGCAGATGAAATAACTCAACATCTAGCGTTAAAAGTTCAAGAGCTTTTAAATTTAAAAATTCAGAAAGCGGGTTTAAATAATGAAAAATTAGCACTTGAAAATCAAATGACTTTAGCTGACGAAAAGCTGCATTTGTTAACGGAGCAGCAATTAGATTTCAATCAGTTAAATAAAAGTGGCTATGTATCAAACCTAGAAAACGAGCGTCAGCAACAGGCATTACTTGAGGCCAAGCAAGAAAAACAAAATACCGCTCGATTACAGCTTCAACAGCAAAACCAATTAAACCAAGTTGCCTTTAATATTAATAATATTCCGCAACAATATACGTTACGTATTAATAATTTGAAGCGGCAACAAGCAGATCTCCTGCGTCAATTAGCTCAAGTGGCAAGTAATTATAAATACACTATCACTGCAAGCAATAACGGTTTAGTGACGGGGATTCAGGTAGTAGAAGGGGAAACCTTATCGCAATCAAAGGCGCAATCTAAACCTTTATTACACATACTTCCTGAGGGCTCAGAATTAATTGCAGAGCTTTTATTACCCACACGATCTGCGGGCTTTATTCAAGTTGGTAACAGCACACGTCTAAGGTTTGATGCTTTTCCTTACCAACGCTTTGGCTTTATTAACAGTGAAATTGTAAGAATTGATCAAACATTAATTGCCCCAAATGAAATACAGCTCCCTATTACATTACAAGAGCCTGTTTACCGTTTACGCGCGAAGTTAAATCATCAACAAATGCAAGCGTTTGGAAAGTCGTTTGATTTGAAAAGCGGTATGTTGTTTGAAGCCGATATTATGCTTGAGCAGCGTACATTAATTGAGTGGTTACTTGAGCCTATTTATAGTCTGAGAGGCAGAGTAAGTTAGTAAACCATAAAGTAATCAAAAGAATTTTTCTGGTCAGACTGTTATTTATATCTAAACAGTCTTATTGGGAAATAGAGTGGCCGACTTTAGATAAACTTTAGCGAGATCAACTAAAGTCAGCCTATTAACAACTAACTCAAATGATTGAGTTAGTCCTTAACAACCGACAACTAATTGTCGGATACATGGAGTATAACATTATGCGTGAATTAAACGTAAATGAAATTAAAGAAGTGGGCGGTGGGATTAATGGTTACGAAGGTGCAGGGTCAATAATGGCTATTGTCGGCTTTGGTTCACTATTTACTCCAATTGGTATAATAACAGGTGGAATAGCACTCGGAGCGGCCGGTGGCTTAGCTCTAGGTGAATTTTTGGCTCGTTTACGCCACAATTAGGCTTATTAAAAGCCACCGCGTTTCGGTGGCTTTATCAATTAAATTTAAAAACTATGAAAGTACCTAAATGGCTTTATTGTAGTGCGTTACCACTTAAAGATAGAACTGCAATTGAAATTACTTCTGAAGTTAAAAGACATTCTGATGCATTTATGCATGAGAACGGACAGCTTAAAGCATGGCAACCTCAGCAAAATCTATTAATAAATATTGATGGCTATAGCCGCAAGTTACCACCCATTTATTGTGAAAAGTTACAGCAATCTATTATGAGAAACTTGAAGTGTAAGCATCAATATATGTTTGTGGGGTATTTAGTTCCTACAATTATATTCCTAATTAATTTCTTGTTTTTAGGTTTCAAAATAGACGCCATAGAATGGTCATTTATTTTTTTATTAATGTCCATATTATATGCTGTTGAATATTATTGCGGCCTAAACACTATAAGAGGAATCAAAGAAAGAGCATTATTTTTTAACTGGTTTTATAACTCATCTTTGGTCGGAAAGTCTTTATTAATTTGTACCCTATTTGGTATAGCCATAGGCGTTACACAACTACTTTTGTTTCAGTATTTAGGGAATGAAGATGAAGTATTTAAAGTTTTCGGTGTTATGTATGATGATTTGCGTCAACATCAATACTGGAGATTGATTACAGGGCCATTGCTCCACTACTCAATATTACATTACCTTAATAATTTTTTGATGTTATCAATGATCGGTACATTATGTTTGAGCTTAATTGGATATAAAAGTGTTTTAGTATTTTTTTCTGGGAATGCTATTGGTGCCTATTTCCAGTTCACATTAGGCCTTCAACATTTAAATAACTGCGGTGGGATATCATTTGGAGTTTATAGCCTTTTTGGTTTTATATTGGGTTTTAATTTTTTCATTAGAAAAATATTGCCTAAAGGTTTTTTCTTATCTTTATTGGTTATAGTGCTTATCGGCTTTTTATTTAGCGAATTACTAATAATTAATTCTGCTTCAGTAGGGCATGTTGTTGGATTTTTCTTTGGTGTGTTTTCTAACCTATTCTTATTTAGAAGCGCTAAATAGCCATGATTGAAAGCACTGATGTAAATAAATTGAGCTTTTCATTCGATAAGGCGATACCTATTATTCTGCAATCAGAACTTGGAGAATGTGGACTTGCTGCTATGGCGATGGTCGCAAGCTATCATGGTCATCAGCTCGATATGCCAGCTATGCGTAAGCGTTTCTCTGCTAATTTAAAAGGCATGAATTTACAGCAGATCATTGATTTAGGTGACAGTTTGGGCTTGGCCAGTCGTGCCTTACAGTGCCCAGTTGAAGATGTAGAAAAGTTGGCGCTTCCATGTATATTGCACTGGGATTTAAATCACTTTGTTGTCTTGACTAAGGTCTCAGGCAAAGGCGCTAAGTTTTTCATTAATGATCCCGCAGTTGGCAAGCGCGTCTTAACTGCAGAGGAATTTAGTCAACATTTTACCGGTGTTTGCTTAGAGCTGGCGCCAACTAATAAGTTTGAAGTAAAACAAGAACAAGTTCGAATGAAGTTCACTCAGTTGTGGAGCTCAATGTCTGACTTGAAAGCAGGACTATTCAAATTAATAGGCTTATCGCTTGTTTTGCAATTATTTGCCTTAATGGCGCCCTATTATATGCAATGGGTGGTTGACGAGGTCTTAATTAGTTTTGATAAGCCATTACTGACTGTCTTAGCTATTGGCTTTGCTTTGATCGCTATTATTTCTGTGGTGACTAATGCAGTACGTAGTTGGCTTATTTTACGTTTATCAAGCTTGCTTAATATGCAAATGGGAGTGAATCTGCTTAGGCATTTATTGCGCTTGCCGATGAATTATTTCGAATCACGACATATCGGTGACATTGTTTCAAGATTTGGCTCTTTAGCACAAATACGCGAACGTATTACCACGGGTTTTGTTGAAACGCTTGTTGATGGTGTTATGGCAATTACTGTCTTAATTATGATGGCACTTTACTCTTTGAAGTTAACTGCCGTGGTACTTGTGGCTATTGCCTTATACACGATAGTCCGGTTAGCTTTATATCGCCCACTACATCAAGCTACAGAAGAAATGATTCAAAATTCAGCTAAAGAACAATCTAACTTCTTAGAAAATATTCGTGGTATGCAAACCATTAAACTCTTTGGGAATGAATCGCAACGTCAAGGTGTTTGGCAAAACCGTTATGCGGAAGTTATTAACAGTGAAATTCGTTTAGGTCGATTGAATATCAGTTTTGACTCTTTTAATAAATTACTATTTGGATTAGAGAACGTATTGGTGATTTATTTCGCTGCTATAATGGTCATGTCTAATAGTTTATCGGTAGGTATGGTATTGGCATTCATTGCCTATAAAGGACAATTAACCAGTCGATTTGCTAACTTGATAGAGCAAATTATTCAATTTAAAATGATGCGTTTACATCTTGACCGTATTGCCGATATTGCGTTAACAGATCAAGAGGCTAACCGAGAAGGCGAGGCTACCTTTGCTGATGAGCCCAAAGGTAAAATTAAATTAGAAAATATTTCTTTTAGTTACAGTGAAGATCAAGCGCCTATTTTAGATAATGTTAACTTAACGCTTGAAGCAGGAGAGTCCATTGCTATAACGGGTCCGTCAGGTGCGGGTAAAACTACTTTAATGAAAATTATGCTGGGGTTACTGCAACCAACATCAGGAAGAGTATATCTTGATGGCAAAGATATTAATCAACTTGGTTTGAAAAATTACCGTAAGCATATAGCGGCTGTGATGCAAGACGATACCCTGTTGGCAGGCTCTATTGCAGATAATATTAGTTTTTTTGATCCTCAACCCAATTATTTAAAAATAGAACAATGTGCTCATCTTGCCGCTATTCATGAAGATGTTAATAAAATGACTATGGGCTATAACTCGCTTGTGGGTGACATGGGCTCTAATTTATCAGGTGGCCAAATTCAACGCTTATTGCTTGCTCGTGCGCTCTATCAAACACCATGTGTGTTATTTCTGGATGAAGCGACAAGTCACCTAGATAAAGACAACGAAACTAAAATAAGTGAACAAATCCAACATTTACCCATGACACGAGTCATGATTGCTCACCGACAAGAAACCATTAATATGGTTGAAAAAGTATATGTGCTCAATCACGGAACGTTAATTGATATCAATGACAGTATTTCTGAAGCTATCAGCTAACTAGCGTTGTTAATTAATACTCCATTATTGCTCGGACAAAGTTTTGAATGTTAATTTTATGCTCAATGCTTTTTACAACTATCTATAAGTACCTTAGCAACATTAGCTTAAAGCGTAAAAGTTGAGTGTCACCAGTTAGTTTTTTATTAGCATTTATACTCACTGAAATAGACACATTCGTAACGATAAAAATGTCCCTTTTTTGTTGACTGTAATAACGTATAATATTTTAAAATTTAGCCGTACTAAGAATTAAATAATCCTCATGACCATACTCTCAATGATAGTCGCGCACGCTAATAATCGTGTTATCGGAAAAAACAATGATATGCCGTGGCACTTGCCGGCGGATTTGGCTTACTTTAAAAAAACGACCTTAGGTAAACCCATTATTATGGGGCGAAAAACATTTCAATCTATTGGGCGGCCATTACCGGGGCGGAAAAATATTGTAATTTCGCGAGACGAGAGCTATCAAGTTGCAGGCGTTGATGTGGTAAATTCTGTTGAAGCAGCTTTGGCTTTGGTTGTTGATAGCGAAGAAGTGATGGTTATTGGTGGTGGTGCCATTTACCAACATTGTTTAGCGGCGGCGCAACGCCTTTATATTACCCATATAGACGCCGATATTGATGGCGATACATATTTCCCTGAATATGACTTATCGGTTTGGAAAAAAGTCGCTAGCGATATTCGCCCGAGTGATGAAAAAAATCAATACCAATTAGATTTTTCGGTTTATGAAAAATCTTAAAGATTAAGTTGGGTTATATCAAGCCAATATAGACCTATTGATATAATACTTTTTAGAGAAGGAAAAAGAGCGCTGATGCGCTCTTTTTTGTTATTTAAGCTTTATGATAACGATATTTAAAGTTTAAATTCTTGTACTGATTGTTGTAATTCTTCAGCTAAACGGGCTACTTCACTGCTCGATTCTGCCGTTTGTTTAGAGCCTGCTGTAGTTTGCTCAGCAATGGCCACAATTGACTCAAGATTTTCGCTTATTTCATGGGCAACCACGCTTTGTTCTTCAGCTGCTGTAGCTATTTGTGAACTACGATCAAAGGCTTCATGCACCGCGTGTGTAATAGTATCGAGTGCTTGTTCTGCTTGAATACTTTGCTCAACACAGTTCGTTGCTTGTTCCTTACCTTGAGCCATAACAGAAACGGCTTTTTCTGCACCGCCTTGTAGCACTTCAATCATATTTTGAATTTCTTGGGTCGACACTTGAGTCCGGCTCGCTAAGGTTCTTACTTCATCAGCAACAACCGCAAACCCACGTCCGTGTTCCCCAGCTCTAGCGGCTTCTATCGCGGCATTTAGTGCTAGGAGATTAGTTTGGTCTGCAATGCTTCTAATTACGTCAAGAATCCCGCCAATTGATGCGCTATCTTCTTGTAATTTATTAATAACTTGTGAAGCAGACTCTACTTCAGTGGCTAATAATTCAATAGTATGACGGTTACGGCCAGAAATAACTTTTACACGTTCAGCTTCGTCATCAGCTTGTTTTATTTCACCTAAGGCATCATTTGCACTTGAAAGTACACTCTGTGCCGTACTGCTCATTTCAGTGGTCGCAGAGGCGGCTTGTTCTACTTGCATGCGTTGTTCTTCAATTGCTGTCGTGCTTTGGGCTGTTACCGCTGAGGTTTGCTCTGCAGCTGTTGCTAGCTGGATTGAGCGACTGACGATGCTTTGAATTAAGTTACGCAGGCTATCAATTAATAAATTACAGTTATGTGACAATTCAGCGAATTCATCATTACCACTTTCGTCAAGCTTACGAGACAAGTCGCCTGATGCTACGACATTAAGCATTTCGTTCACACGCTTTAAAGGGCGGGTAATGCTGGTTAAAGTTATAAACGCGATAATGATAGCAAGGGCAACTGAAATTAAAGTGATAACAAAAGTATTGCGTGTGCCTTCAGAAACAGACTTTTCAACTAAAGTGCCTGTTGCCATTGTCGTTTCATTAGCTAAATCTACCTGTGTGGCCAATATTGCATTTGCGCTATTGATACCGTTTTCTGCTGATTTTAAGCTTGCGGTTGCCGCTTGAATGGCGTTTAGTTGGTTATTTTTATTGCTGAAAATATTATCACTACCTGTGATGTAACCTTGTAATGATGCAAAACTATCTGTTAATTCATCTGGAATGTCAGTTATGCCTTTTAAGTTTAATTCATTAACTACATCATCAACTGATTTTTTAATGTCATTAAATGAGTTTTCAATTTCACTAGCGACTAAAGATGCAGACTGTTGATCTTTAACTTCACGATATTCAAAAGATGAACTAACAATGCTATTGAGTAGGGTCTCTAAACGTTCAGCTAAACTTACGGCACGTTGTAATGTTGATGATGCAAGTTCGTGGTCGCCTAGATCGAGTAAAATAGTCGCTGTATCGTCTGCTTTTTCTTCGATAATATCTATTTTTTCAGACAAAGTAATATGTTGTTCTATAGCAAGTTTTCTATTACTAAGTACCTTGTCTATTTCGTTTTCCAAGCTATTGTAAATAGGATCTACTTTGCGTAAATTTGCGAGTAAACTTGCTTCGTTTTGAACAATCTCTTTTAATTTTTTTAGGTGTGCCCTAAAATTATTTTTGTCAGCATCGAAAGCATTATAGTTTTCGGCGAGTGGAGCTAGTGAAGTTTGGTAGTATGCGCGTAGGGTTAGGTTGCCAATACTCGTTAGATTGTTAGCTAAGTTATTACTTTCTTTTAGCGTTGGTATGGCAAGTTCATTTTGCTGTTTAGTCGCATGACCAATAGTGCTTAAGCTATTCCATGATATTGCGCTGGTTAAAAAGAGTAAAAGGGAAATAATGGTAAAACCACCAATTATTTTCATCGCTACGGTTAATTTCATAAAATCCACCAATATATAAATTAAAATATTTTTTTGAACACATGAAAATTAATAAACTTATTAAAGATACACACGAACATTAATTATTATTATTAGACTACAAAGGAATGTATAAAAGTCTAGGGCTAGTATAGCAAGCTAAGTTATATTTTAAACAAATGCTAAGCTTTATCTCAGTTTTTATGTGATTGCTCGGTAAATAACCTTTTATCATGCCATCTAAGCATAGTCAGATGTTGCCCCCAAACGCAGCCAGTATCAAGTGCGTATATATTTTTAGCTGGGCAGTGACCCATTAAAGCAGCCCAATGACCAAATACCCATTGAGTATCATCGGATACGTGCTGAAATTCAAACCAAGGTGATAATTCTTTTGGTGCAGAACTAGGACTCTCTTTACAGCTAAAGTCTAAACTGCCATCAGCAAAGCAATAACGCATACGGGTTAGAGAATTAATGGTATACCTAAAACGGCCCAGCTCATCGTCGGCGTTTTGCCAACTTGTGGGCTGCTCGCCATACATGTTGCTTAACCATGCTTGGCTTGCTGAAGAACTTAAATGTTGATGTGCTATTTGTGCCTGCTCAAAAGCTTGTTGCGGTGTCCACTGCGGAGAAAGTCCTGCATGGCTCATATAAACTTCTTCGTCGGGCAATTTTTGAATCAGTGGCTGTTGAATTAGCCAATGCATTAGATCTGCCACATCAGGGGCTGACAATAATGTCGATAGATGATCTTGCTTTTTTACTTTTTTAATACCTTGATAAACGGCAAGTAAATGCAAGTCATGATTGCCCAAAACTACTTTAGCATTATTTCCAAGCGATTTAATAAGGCGTAATGTTTCAAGAGAGTTAGGACCGCGGGCAACTAAGTCACCCGCAACATAAAGTTGGTCGCTGTTATTTGAAAAACCAACTTTTGTTAATAAAGCATCTAGTTCGCTATAGCAGCCTTGAATGTCACCGACGAAATAAACTGCCATTTGCGTTCTCTAATTTAGGATGTTGGGCTTTGCTAAGCGAAATACGGGAATATCAACTTGGATTAATTCTGCTGAATCTGTGCGCATTTGATAGTGTCCTTGCATATTGCCTAATGGAGATTTCAATACGCAACCACTACTATAAGTAAAACTTTGATCGGTTTTAATAAAAGGTTGCTGGCCTATAACACCTTCACCAGTCACGGTGCTAGAATCACCATTAGCGTCGGTAATTAACCAATAGCGACTGAGAAGTTGCACCGTTTCTGCACTATTATTTGTAACAGTAATGGTGTAACTAAAAACAAACTGTTGCTCTGCTTCTATAGATTGCTGAGCAATGTAGTCAGTAACTACTGAAACTTGAATATCAGCGACCGACGCTACTTTGTCATTACTCATCGTCTAGTTCTACCGGGTTGTCAGTAACAAAATTAGCTAACATAACAAAATCGGCTAACGCTAGGTTTTCAGGGCGTAGTCCGGGATCTATACCTAACTCCGTTAACTGTTCGACAGAAATAAGTTTTTTAAAGCTGTTACGAATAGTTTTTCTACGCTGATTAAATGCGGCTAAACATACTTTATTAAGAGAGTTAATATCTTTAACTGGGTTCTTAATGGTTTTATGCGGTACTAATCTGACAATAGCAGAGTCTACTTTCGGTGCTGGCTTAAAGGCCTCTGGCCCTATTTCCATTACTGGAATAACTTGGCATTGATATTGTGTCATGATCGACAAACGGCCATAAGCTTTACAATTTTCACCCGAAGCCATGCGTTGAACAACTTCTTTTTGTAGCATGAAGTGCATATCTTTTACTTTATCTTTGAAAGTCAGTAAGTGAAAAATAAGCGGCGTTGAAATGTTATAAGGTAAATTACCAAAAATGCGTAACGGTTTCTCGTCACTGGCTAATTGAGCAAAATCAAACTTCAAAGCATCTTCTTCATAGATCGTTAACTTAGGTGCCAAAAATGGATGATGACGTAATCTATGCGCTAAATCTCTATCTAACTCAATCACGCTGAGTTGGCCAGCACGATCGATAACAGGCTCGGTAAGTGCGCCTAAACCTGGGCCAATTTCAACTAAGTTTTCACCTGGTTCTGGGTTAATCGCGTCAACGATATCGCTAATTATGGCTTCATTATGTAAAAAGTTTTGTCCAAAGCGTTTTTTGGCTTGATGACCTAAATGGGAATTTTTACTCATAGTGTTTTGTGCTCTAATGCATCTTTTTCATGGTTATTAGCCAAAGTTATCGCCGTGTTTATGGCTTCATAGAAGCTGCCCGCATCTGCTGTATCTGTACCCGCTAAATCTAAAGCAGTACCATGATCGACAGATGTTCTGATGAATGGCAGACCTAATGTAATATTTACTGAAGAGCCAAAACCTTTATATTTAAGTACCGGTAAGCCTTGGTCATGAAACATGGTTAAAATAGCATCGGCGTCATCTAAGTATTTAGCTTGGAAAATAGTATCAGCAGGTAATGGCCCGATAAGGTTCATGCCTTCTGAGCGTAATTCGTCTAAGGCAGGGATCATTACATCAATTTCTTCACGACCAAGATGGCCATCTTCACCCGCATGTGGGTTGATACCACAAACATAAATCTTCGGATCAGGAATGCCAAATTTATTGATTAAATCTTGGTGTAATATGCGCGCTACTTTTTGCAGTCTTTCATGTGTAATAGCTTTAGAGACGTAAGCTAAAGGAATATGCGTGGTGACTAGCGCCACTCTTAATCCCTCTGTTGCTAACATCATTACTACGTCAGAGCAGTTAGCTTGATGAGCAAAATACTCGGTATGGCCGCTAAATGCGATACCCGCTTTATTAATTAAGCCCTTATGAACAGGCCCTGTAACTACGGCGTCAAATTCACCCGAAATGTTTTTTTCACTAGCAATACGTAATGTTTCAACGACATAGCGACCATTGTTAGGGTTAGCTACACCTGCTTCGCAAACGTCTTCTAATGGCACTGGCAACACAATAAGTGTTCCCGCTTTATGTGCCGTTACTTCATCATTGACGTTATAGAGCTTAATGTTGAGCGGCAAGTTTAATAACTTCGCCCTTGCCGTTAATAACTCAGGAGATGCAACAGCAACAATTTGTATTGGCCAATCTTGCTGTGCGACTTTTATCATCAGATCTGGGCCTATTCCTGCGGGCTCTCCTGGCGTTATTGCAATTCGTCTTAACACTATTTTTTACCTGTTTCTAGAATTTCTATGTACGCTTCATCGCGTAATTCTTTGATCCAACGAGCACCTTCCATACCAAATTTACGGTTGTAAAGTAGTTGGTAAACGCGGTTCTCATTCATTTGCTCAGTGGCATCTAATGTTCTACGGCCAGTTAATTTAGCTATGTGCCAACCAAAAGATGAACGAAAAGGTTTATGAACTTCGTCGATATCTAAACTGGCTAATGCTTCGGCAAATGCTGGGTCATATTTACTTGGCTCTGACCAACCTAAGTC includes the following:
- a CDS encoding DUF3083 family protein, translated to MSIVRKRNAAPKAYIPVNARDNQYILAEFRLTDQLLSQLPTHINSSGSTNYYACYQALADLLFTLSNDNTITNSILVANDKLVRVRYSQEMHQWQTKQQIIFYYDPQQHVLQNSFFDANNRAKKITLVFLASGNDIRASAADFHQRVKALLGEFSEQLALPLNAIRMRDHQHLTYDIFAKSKGCNASQAHKFRPIAQRYASQDVKLAENMSSITYAIVDLTLDHRISGLVDIDSATTDPYNPLYTYLTDTFSLVAKRFNLNNGALIANGLVPLVRHSLHDLVSKVGELQMLGYNPKQSPCGIVSKWQADALVDNVQLIFVANCQNGEEQNYAKFVNQIEQAMGLFATELEIPTEKDELTLRFHQHVAFNLS
- a CDS encoding HlyD family efflux transporter periplasmic adaptor subunit → MSLFRKEAVSHQGERLTGAITLAQPLSIKLTVLTLVLVAVAIITFLFSAEYSRKETVRGFLMPNKGVIKSFASQGGTIEKLWVKEGDTVTKGQSLATIVVQQRNSNGIDLSTQLSEQLKTQANLLADEITQHLALKVQELLNLKIQKAGLNNEKLALENQMTLADEKLHLLTEQQLDFNQLNKSGYVSNLENERQQQALLEAKQEKQNTARLQLQQQNQLNQVAFNINNIPQQYTLRINNLKRQQADLLRQLAQVASNYKYTITASNNGLVTGIQVVEGETLSQSKAQSKPLLHILPEGSELIAELLLPTRSAGFIQVGNSTRLRFDAFPYQRFGFINSEIVRIDQTLIAPNEIQLPITLQEPVYRLRAKLNHQQMQAFGKSFDLKSGMLFEADIMLEQRTLIEWLLEPIYSLRGRVS
- a CDS encoding rhomboid family intramembrane serine protease yields the protein MKVPKWLYCSALPLKDRTAIEITSEVKRHSDAFMHENGQLKAWQPQQNLLINIDGYSRKLPPIYCEKLQQSIMRNLKCKHQYMFVGYLVPTIIFLINFLFLGFKIDAIEWSFIFLLMSILYAVEYYCGLNTIRGIKERALFFNWFYNSSLVGKSLLICTLFGIAIGVTQLLLFQYLGNEDEVFKVFGVMYDDLRQHQYWRLITGPLLHYSILHYLNNFLMLSMIGTLCLSLIGYKSVLVFFSGNAIGAYFQFTLGLQHLNNCGGISFGVYSLFGFILGFNFFIRKILPKGFFLSLLVIVLIGFLFSELLIINSASVGHVVGFFFGVFSNLFLFRSAK
- a CDS encoding peptidase domain-containing ABC transporter, which translates into the protein MIESTDVNKLSFSFDKAIPIILQSELGECGLAAMAMVASYHGHQLDMPAMRKRFSANLKGMNLQQIIDLGDSLGLASRALQCPVEDVEKLALPCILHWDLNHFVVLTKVSGKGAKFFINDPAVGKRVLTAEEFSQHFTGVCLELAPTNKFEVKQEQVRMKFTQLWSSMSDLKAGLFKLIGLSLVLQLFALMAPYYMQWVVDEVLISFDKPLLTVLAIGFALIAIISVVTNAVRSWLILRLSSLLNMQMGVNLLRHLLRLPMNYFESRHIGDIVSRFGSLAQIRERITTGFVETLVDGVMAITVLIMMALYSLKLTAVVLVAIALYTIVRLALYRPLHQATEEMIQNSAKEQSNFLENIRGMQTIKLFGNESQRQGVWQNRYAEVINSEIRLGRLNISFDSFNKLLFGLENVLVIYFAAIMVMSNSLSVGMVLAFIAYKGQLTSRFANLIEQIIQFKMMRLHLDRIADIALTDQEANREGEATFADEPKGKIKLENISFSYSEDQAPILDNVNLTLEAGESIAITGPSGAGKTTLMKIMLGLLQPTSGRVYLDGKDINQLGLKNYRKHIAAVMQDDTLLAGSIADNISFFDPQPNYLKIEQCAHLAAIHEDVNKMTMGYNSLVGDMGSNLSGGQIQRLLLARALYQTPCVLFLDEATSHLDKDNETKISEQIQHLPMTRVMIAHRQETINMVEKVYVLNHGTLIDINDSISEAIS
- a CDS encoding DUF3820 family protein, which produces MSIDNNAELIAAINQIMPFGKYSGRKLLQLPEPYLVWFYGKGFPEGKLGEQLALIYEVKLNGLEDMLRPLLRG
- the folA gene encoding type 3 dihydrofolate reductase produces the protein MTILSMIVAHANNRVIGKNNDMPWHLPADLAYFKKTTLGKPIIMGRKTFQSIGRPLPGRKNIVISRDESYQVAGVDVVNSVEAALALVVDSEEVMVIGGGAIYQHCLAAAQRLYITHIDADIDGDTYFPEYDLSVWKKVASDIRPSDEKNQYQLDFSVYEKS